One stretch of Podospora bellae-mahoneyi strain CBS 112042 chromosome 2, whole genome shotgun sequence DNA includes these proteins:
- the CFD1 gene encoding cytosolic Fe-S cluster assembly factor cfd1 (EggNog:ENOG503NVQZ; COG:D): MSLSKIKHIVLVLSGKGGVGKSSVTTQLALSLSLAGHSVGVLDVDLTGPSIPRMFAIEDAKVTQAPGGWLPITVHEADPTSGLGSLRVMSLGFLLPGRGDAVVWRGPKKTAMVRQFLSDVFWEELDYLLIDTPPGTSDEHISLAETLLQKARPDQVAGAVIVTTPQAVATADVRKELNFCTKTGIRILGVVENMCGFVCPNCSECTNIFGSGGGEVMADDFNVKFLGRVPIDQQFIVLVETGKRPRYPEGTVINGQDISAAAKEAEAEEAKRDTAQLVLKYKDCSLAPIFKTITADVVSAVEQGGA; this comes from the exons ATGTCGCTATCCAAGATAAAACACATCGTCCTT GTCCTCTCGGGCAAGGGCGGTGTCGGAAAGTCATCCGTGACTACCCAGCTCGCATTGTCGCTCTCATTAGCTGGCCACTCGGTCGGTGTTCTCGATGTTGACCTCACGGGGCCATCGATACCGCGCATGTTTGCCATCGAGGATGCCAAAGTGACACAGGCACCCGGGGGCTGGCTACCCATCACTGTCCATGAAGCCGATCCAACTTCTGGACTTGGTTCGCTTCGGGTCATGAGTCTGGGGTTTTTACTCCCTGGGCGAGGCGATGCTGTGGTATGGCGCGGGCCGAAAAAGACAGCCATGGTGCGTCAGTTCTTGTCAGATGTCTTCTGGGAGGAGCTCGACTACCTTCTCATCGATACACCACCTGGCACGAGTGATGAGCACATCTCTCTTGCCGAGACACTGCTCCAAAAGGCACGGCCAGATCAGGTCGCCGGGGCGGTAATTGTGACGACCCCTCAGGCAGTGGCTACTGCCGACGTGAGGAAAGAACTCAACTTCTGCACCAAGACGGGGATCCGTATATTGGGCGTTGTCGAGAACATGTGCGGCTTTGTTTGCCCGAATTGCAGCGAGTGCACCAACATTTTTGgcagcggaggaggtgaagtCATGGCCGATGACTTCAATGTCAAGTTCTTGGGGCGTGTTCCCATCGACCAGCAGTTTATTGTCTTAGTCGAGACGGGAAAGAGGCCGCGATATCCAGAGGGAACAGTTATTAATGGGCAAGATATCTCGGCAGCTgccaaggaggcggaggctgaggaggctAAGAGAGATACCGCGCAACTGGTACTAAAGTACAAGGACTGCTCGTTGGCGCCGATATTCAAGACGATTACTGCTGATGTTGTTTCGGCAGTTGAGCAAGGGGGCGCGTGA